AGCTTCAGGCCGTTGTGGTTCAGGTTCACCCCCATCACCCGGCACAGCCTCCCTGGCCCGTCCGTCCGCTCGCCGGGCGGGATGCCCTCCACCGGCTCCACGCCCCGCACCAGCACCGCCGCCGCCACCCCGGGTGCGTCCGTCACCACGTTGAAGCAGTGGTGCATTCCATAGATGAGATAGACGTACGAGCGCCCCGCCGGCCCGAACATCACCTCCGTGCGCGGCGTGCGGCCCTTGGACGAGTGACAGGCCAGGTCGTGCTCGCCCAGGTAGGCCTCCACCTCCACGATGCGGCCCACGCGCCGGCCCCGGACGCCATCCACCACCAGCAGGGTGCCCAGGAGGTCGCGCGCCACCTCCAGGGTGGGCCGGGCGTAGAAGGACAGGGGGAGCGGTTTCACGGGGTCGGTCCTTCCTGCCTCATGGGGGTGTTCGTCAACCATTGAGCGTCTCGGGACCCATGGCGGGCCCGACAAGCAAGCGGGTGTGCACCGCGCCGCGACAGCAGTTCACACCGGGGCGGGGCTGGGGCAGATTGCGCCGCATCATGTCCACTCCTGGCCGGCTCTCCGGTCTCCTGCTGCCTCTCTTCTCCCTGCGCTCGCGAACGGACTTCGGCATCGGTGATTTCGGTGCCATGGACGGGCTCTTCTCCTGGATGAAGGCCGCGCGTCAGCGAATGCTGATGGTGCTGCCCCTCCTCCCCACCGCGCCTGGCGACCCGAGCCCCTACGCCACGCGGTCCGCGTTCGGGCTGAACCCGCTCTTCATCGACCTGAACCAGGTGCCGGAGTTCCAGGCCACCGGCGGCGAGGGCGCGCTGGGCGACGCGCAGAAGCAGCAGTTGGCGGAGGCCCGCGCCGCGGCGCGCGTGCGCTACGACCTGGTGTTCCCGCTGAAGGACGCCGCGTTCGCGCGCGCGTTCGACCACTTCGAGAAGCACGAGTGGGCCCCGCGCACGCCGCGCGCCCAGGAGTTCCAGAAGTGGCGCGAGGCGCAGGGCGAGTGGCTGGAGAGCTACGCCCTCTTCACCGCCATCAGCGAGAAGGAGGACCGCCGTCCCTGGTGGCAGTGGCCCGAGGGGCTGCGCACGCGCCAGCCGGACGCGCTGCTCGCCATCCAGAAGGAAGGCCTGGAGCGCCGCGTGCGCTACCACGCGTGGCTCCAGTGGCTGGCGGAGGCGCAGTGGAACCAGGTCCGCGCGCAGGCCAAAGCGAAGGACGTGCTGCTGTGCGGGGATGAGCCCTTCATCATCGGGCAGGACAGCTCCGACTGCTGGGCCCACCCGGACATCCTGCGCCGCGACGCGCGCCTGGGCGTGCCGCCGGACGACTTCTCCGCCACGGGCCAGGACTGGGGCCTGCCCTACTTCGACTTCGCCGCGATGGAGAAGGACGACTACGCGTGGCTGAAGAAGCGCGCGGCCAAGGCGGCCAGCTACTACGACCTGCGCCGCGTGGACCACGCGGTGGGCTACTTCCGCCAGTGGATCCGCGACGAGAAGAACCCCACCGGCTACTTCGTCCCCGGGGACGAGCCCACCTGGCGCCGCCAGGGTGAGAAGCATTTCCGCCTCCTGTCGGAGGGCGCGGGCATCGTCGCCGAGGACCTGGGCGTGATTCCCCCGTTCGTGCGGCAAATCCTGGCGGACCTGAAGCTGCCCGGCTACCGGGTGCTGCGCTGGGAGCGCGACGACAACACCTACCGCGACCCGCACCAGTTCCCCGCCGTGTCGCTGGTCACCACCGGCACGCACGACACGGAGCCGCAGGCGGAGTGGTGGGAGCAGGCGCAGGAGCACGAGCGCCAGAGCGCCGCGCGCGCGTGGCCGGAGTTCCAAGGCGTGGCGGTGACGCGCGAGTTCACCCCGGACATCCACCGCGCCACGCTGGCCGCCGCGCTCAACGCGGGCTCGGACCTGTGCGTGCTGCCGTGGCAGGACGTGCTGGGCACGCGCGACCGCATCAACCTGCCCGGCACCATGGGCGACGCCAACTGGGCCTACCGCATCGCGCAGAACACGGACGCGCTGCTCACGGAAGCCCAGACGAAGGACGCCGCGGAGCGCCTGGCGTGGCTCACCGCCTCGTCGCGCCGCTAGCCTGAAGCCTGGAGCCCCGGGGCCGCGCCGCCCCGGGGTCGCTGGACGACGGCCCTATCCCTACTGGCCGTTGTCCTCGATGCACTTCACCTGGCCGGGGAAGCCGTCGAACACGGCGCAGCGGCGGCCCGCCTTCGCGCACTCCAGCCGGTCGCAGATGTTGTCCACGACGCACAGGGGCGGCGAGCGGCCGAACTCCAGGAACAGCTCCGCGCAGAAGCGGAATGGATCCGCGCACCCGAGCGAGCCGCAGTACGGCGTGTCGGAGAGGTTCTCTCCCTCCTTGAGTTGGACCACTTCGTCTTC
The sequence above is drawn from the Corallococcus sp. NCRR genome and encodes:
- a CDS encoding DNA-3-methyladenine glycosylase gives rise to the protein MKPLPLSFYARPTLEVARDLLGTLLVVDGVRGRRVGRIVEVEAYLGEHDLACHSSKGRTPRTEVMFGPAGRSYVYLIYGMHHCFNVVTDAPGVAAAVLVRGVEPVEGIPPGERTDGPGRLCRVMGVNLNHNGLKLDSEGLHLLAGTPVPDARVERGPRIGVEYAGAWAAEPFRLWDRDSGHVSRFVSRRPRRRP
- a CDS encoding 4-alpha-glucanotransferase; the protein is MSTPGRLSGLLLPLFSLRSRTDFGIGDFGAMDGLFSWMKAARQRMLMVLPLLPTAPGDPSPYATRSAFGLNPLFIDLNQVPEFQATGGEGALGDAQKQQLAEARAAARVRYDLVFPLKDAAFARAFDHFEKHEWAPRTPRAQEFQKWREAQGEWLESYALFTAISEKEDRRPWWQWPEGLRTRQPDALLAIQKEGLERRVRYHAWLQWLAEAQWNQVRAQAKAKDVLLCGDEPFIIGQDSSDCWAHPDILRRDARLGVPPDDFSATGQDWGLPYFDFAAMEKDDYAWLKKRAAKAASYYDLRRVDHAVGYFRQWIRDEKNPTGYFVPGDEPTWRRQGEKHFRLLSEGAGIVAEDLGVIPPFVRQILADLKLPGYRVLRWERDDNTYRDPHQFPAVSLVTTGTHDTEPQAEWWEQAQEHERQSAARAWPEFQGVAVTREFTPDIHRATLAAALNAGSDLCVLPWQDVLGTRDRINLPGTMGDANWAYRIAQNTDALLTEAQTKDAAERLAWLTASSRR